Proteins co-encoded in one Zalophus californianus isolate mZalCal1 chromosome 9, mZalCal1.pri.v2, whole genome shotgun sequence genomic window:
- the ETFRF1 gene encoding electron transfer flavoprotein regulatory factor 1: MKMANSLRGEVLNLYKNLLYLGRDYPKGADYFKRRLKNVFLKNKDVKDPEKIKELIGRGEFVMKELEALYFLRKYRAMKQRYYSDINKTN, translated from the exons atgaaaatggccAATTCTTTAAGAGGAGAAGTACtgaatctttataaaaat ctgCTGTATCTTGGACGAGACTATCCAAAAGGAGCAGACTATTTTAAAAGGCGTCTGAAGaatgttttccttaaaaacaaagatgTGAAGGACCCAGAGAAGATCAAAGAACTTATTGGACGGGGCGAATTTGTAATGAAAGAGCTAGAAGCCTTATACTTCCTTAGGAAATACAGAGCGATGAAACAACGCTATTACTCAGATATCAACAAAACTAACTGA